A section of the Ignavibacteriales bacterium genome encodes:
- the rpsK gene encoding 30S ribosomal protein S11: MAKSFKKNKKKIQVDANGVAHIKATFNNVIVTLTDLYGNTISWASSGRMGFKGSKKSTPFAAQVAAETATKEAFDLGLRKVEVLIKGVGSGRDAAVRSLNTNGLEITSIKDITPLPHNGCRPPKRRRV, translated from the coding sequence TTGGCGAAGTCATTTAAAAAGAACAAGAAGAAGATCCAGGTAGATGCAAACGGTGTGGCACACATTAAGGCTACATTCAATAATGTAATAGTGACATTAACAGACCTGTACGGTAACACTATTTCATGGGCATCTTCAGGCAGAATGGGATTCAAAGGCTCAAAGAAGAGCACACCTTTCGCGGCACAGGTTGCGGCGGAGACAGCTACAAAGGAAGCATTTGATCTCGGTTTGAGGAAAGTCGAAGTACTGATAAAAGGAGTAGGTTCGGGAAGAGACGCGGCGGTAAGGTCATTGAACACGAACGGTCTGGAAATTACTTCTATAAAAGATATTACGCCTCTGCCTCATAACGGGTGCAGACCTCCAAAGAGAAGAAGAGTTTAA
- the rpsM gene encoding 30S ribosomal protein S13 encodes MARISGIDLPKNKRIVIGLTSIFGIGRSTAESVLSKAGIDENKKVSELTDDEVNQIRSVIDAEAKVEGALRSEIQMNIKRLMEIGTYRGKRHRKGLPLRGQRTRTNARTRKGKKKTVAGKKKAAAKK; translated from the coding sequence TTGGCAAGAATATCAGGAATAGATCTACCGAAGAATAAGAGGATCGTAATAGGATTAACCTCAATATTCGGTATTGGTAGAAGCACTGCCGAATCAGTATTAAGCAAAGCAGGCATCGACGAGAACAAGAAGGTGTCGGAGCTTACAGATGACGAAGTAAACCAGATCCGTTCGGTAATAGACGCGGAAGCAAAGGTAGAGGGCGCACTAAGGTCAGAGATACAGATGAACATCAAGAGACTGATGGAGATCGGCACATACCGCGGTAAGAGACACAGAAAAGGTCTCCCACTTCGCGGGCAAAGGACACGTACAAACGCGCGTACCAGAAAAGGAAAGAAGAAAACTGTTGCAGGTAAGAAGAAAGCAGCAGCTAAGAAATAA
- the rpsD gene encoding 30S ribosomal protein S4 encodes MARYTDASCKLCRRERQKLFLKGTKCFTDKCPIEKKNYPPGQHGLSRRSRMTDYAVQLREKQKVRKTYGILEKQFRNYFKEASRRKGVTGNNLVSILESRLDNTLYRLGLAPSRKSARQLILHRHLTVNDQIVDRPSYHLRSGDVIKVRDKSKKLPVFHDSMKRMKDTMMMPWLSLDKATMTGTYLKNPEREEVPFIGNEQLIVELYSK; translated from the coding sequence ATGGCAAGATATACAGATGCAAGTTGTAAACTATGCCGGAGAGAAAGACAGAAGCTGTTTCTAAAAGGCACGAAATGTTTTACCGATAAGTGCCCGATAGAAAAGAAAAACTATCCTCCGGGACAGCACGGATTATCCAGAAGGTCCAGAATGACCGACTATGCCGTCCAGCTCAGGGAAAAGCAAAAAGTAAGAAAGACTTACGGTATCCTGGAAAAGCAGTTCAGGAATTACTTTAAGGAAGCATCCAGGAGAAAAGGCGTAACGGGTAATAACCTCGTCTCTATATTAGAGAGCAGGCTGGACAATACTCTGTACAGACTCGGGCTAGCACCTTCGAGGAAATCAGCAAGGCAGTTGATACTTCACAGACACCTCACGGTAAACGACCAGATCGTCGACAGACCGTCATATCATTTGAGGTCGGGTGACGTGATCAAAGTAAGAGATAAGAGCAAAAAACTGCCGGTATTTCATGACTCAATGAAGAGGATGAAAGATACCATGATGATGCCGTGGCTGTCATTAGATAAAGCCACAATGACGGGTACATATCTAAAGAACCCGGAAAGAGAAGAAGTACCGTTCATTGGAAATGAGCAATTGATAGTTGAGCTTTACTCAAAATAG
- a CDS encoding YihA family ribosome biogenesis GTP-binding protein, whose translation MKIKSAEFIKSIYDLRNLPASVLSEFVFVGRSNVGKSSLINTICNKKTLAKVGSAPGKTRQLNYFLINEEYYLVDLPGYGYAKVPEQIRAGWRKLVEDYISERENVNMVFVLIDSRHEPTYLDELMVSWLEYYEIPYAIVLTKSDKISKNKMEKQIYRASKIVHNEDLCKDYIPFSIISGEGKNDIVNLISGALKENKS comes from the coding sequence ATGAAGATAAAATCAGCTGAATTTATAAAGAGTATTTACGATCTACGGAACCTGCCCGCGTCGGTATTGTCGGAGTTTGTTTTTGTGGGGAGGTCCAATGTCGGGAAATCTTCTCTTATAAATACCATCTGTAATAAGAAAACCCTCGCCAAAGTGGGATCCGCTCCCGGCAAGACACGACAGCTGAATTATTTTCTCATAAATGAAGAGTACTACCTAGTGGATCTGCCGGGATATGGCTACGCAAAGGTTCCGGAACAGATACGAGCAGGATGGAGGAAGCTAGTGGAGGACTACATCAGCGAGCGGGAGAACGTGAACATGGTATTTGTGCTGATAGACTCACGACATGAGCCCACATACCTGGATGAACTCATGGTTAGCTGGCTAGAATATTATGAAATACCTTACGCGATAGTGCTGACCAAATCCGATAAGATCTCCAAGAACAAAATGGAGAAACAGATATACCGCGCTTCGAAGATCGTCCATAATGAAGACCTCTGTAAAGACTATATACCTTTTTCTATTATATCGGGAGAAGGAAAGAACGACATAGTGAATCTCATCAGCGGAGCTCTCAAGGAAAACAAATCCTAG
- the rplQ gene encoding 50S ribosomal protein L17 produces MEHRTKGRKFSRTASHKKAMMSNLSVSLILHDRIKTTLAKAKELRLYVEPLVTKAKKANGSSEKGVHLRRVAKQFLKDDSAVKRLFDEIGPRYADRPGGYTRVLKTGHRYGDGADTAIIEFVDYDHAKKKEATDDDKSAKKKGKKGETAVEPKAKKTKSKKEDTKETKTKSEEKKPKKKASKKKEDE; encoded by the coding sequence ATGGAACACAGGACTAAGGGAAGAAAGTTTAGCAGAACAGCCAGTCATAAGAAGGCTATGATGTCGAACTTATCTGTCAGCCTCATACTACACGACAGGATCAAAACGACACTTGCAAAAGCCAAGGAGCTGAGATTATACGTTGAGCCTCTGGTAACTAAAGCAAAGAAAGCAAACGGTTCATCGGAGAAGGGTGTACATCTAAGAAGGGTAGCGAAGCAGTTTCTCAAGGATGACTCAGCAGTGAAAAGGTTATTCGATGAGATAGGACCGAGGTACGCGGACAGGCCGGGTGGTTATACACGTGTGCTCAAAACCGGGCACAGGTACGGCGACGGCGCAGATACTGCTATAATAGAATTTGTGGATTATGATCACGCTAAGAAGAAGGAAGCAACGGACGACGATAAGTCAGCGAAGAAGAAAGGTAAAAAGGGCGAAACAGCAGTAGAGCCAAAGGCGAAGAAGACCAAGAGCAAAAAGGAAGATACAAAAGAAACCAAAACGAAATCCGAAGAGAAGAAGCCAAAGAAGAAAGCTTCGAAGAAGAAAGAAGACGAGTAG
- a CDS encoding DNA-directed RNA polymerase subunit alpha, translated as MKIFHIQMPENVVREEATYTDTYGKFIIQPLERGYGVTIGNSLRRILISSLPGTAITAVKVNDAPHEFTTLKGVVEDLSEIILNLKEVRFKEVTGKGSKIELNVKGPKKFTAKDIQNATADFEILNPDQHIATLNKDANLDIEFRVGQGVGYVPSDENKKNELPLGFISVDSIFTPVTRVNYLIENTRVGQKTDYEKLTLEIHTDGSINPEEALITAARILGQHVNLFVGLQPDTIEPEPVKEEKDEQDEMVKKILLMPVDELDLSVRSQNCLRSANIKTIADLVRKNESEMLHYRNFGRKSLAELGELIESFNLHFGMDVDKYLNEEAT; from the coding sequence ATGAAGATATTTCACATTCAAATGCCGGAGAACGTTGTAAGAGAAGAAGCGACATACACTGATACATACGGAAAATTTATTATCCAGCCTCTAGAGAGGGGATACGGCGTTACTATTGGTAATTCATTAAGAAGAATTTTAATATCATCTTTGCCGGGTACAGCGATCACTGCGGTAAAGGTAAATGATGCCCCGCACGAATTTACTACACTAAAGGGTGTCGTAGAGGATCTTTCGGAAATAATACTGAACCTCAAGGAAGTTAGATTTAAAGAAGTAACAGGTAAGGGTTCCAAGATCGAACTAAACGTAAAGGGACCGAAGAAATTCACTGCAAAGGATATCCAGAATGCTACTGCGGATTTTGAGATATTAAATCCTGACCAGCACATAGCAACCCTTAACAAGGATGCTAACCTGGATATAGAGTTCAGAGTAGGGCAGGGCGTCGGATATGTGCCTTCCGACGAGAATAAGAAGAACGAGCTCCCGCTTGGATTCATCAGCGTAGATTCCATATTTACGCCGGTAACGAGGGTAAATTACCTTATCGAGAATACCAGGGTAGGTCAAAAGACAGACTATGAAAAGCTTACACTGGAAATCCATACGGACGGTTCGATAAATCCGGAGGAAGCACTTATAACAGCGGCAAGGATACTCGGACAGCACGTAAATCTTTTCGTTGGATTACAGCCGGATACTATTGAGCCGGAGCCAGTGAAGGAAGAGAAGGACGAACAAGATGAAATGGTAAAGAAGATACTGCTGATGCCGGTAGATGAACTCGATCTTTCGGTTAGATCACAAAACTGCCTGCGTTCGGCTAATATAAAGACAATTGCCGACCTGGTAAGGAAGAACGAATCGGAGATGCTCCACTACAGGAACTTCGGCAGGAAGTCACTTGCCGAACTGGGTGAGCTTATCGAGAGCTTTAACCTGCATTTTGGAATGGACGTAGATAAGTATCTGAACGAAGAAGCAACGTAA